The following proteins are co-located in the [Chlorobium] sp. 445 genome:
- a CDS encoding efflux transporter periplasmic adaptor subunit, whose amino-acid sequence MATETISPETTKESGAQTSPSSPRSSRKKNRRIILIASGIGLVLILLLIFFVAGRSKEAKPIVVTVEKAAIRTITQVVSATGKVYPETEVKLSPEVSGEIVELPVKEGDVVKRGQLLFKINPQLTRTQVDQAQAALSAAKAASLRAKAEELRTAEEFRRTEQLFKQKLVSETEYLAAKTSAEVAKANAEAAIYDVQRLESQLKQAREQLSRTVVTAPINGTITVLSAKVGERVVGSIQMAGTEILRVADLSTMEIRVDVNENDIVNVKIGDTARVSIDAYPNRKFTGVVREIANAAKTKGLGTQEEITNFEVKIRILDHNGLLRPGMSGNADIETFTAKDVLTVPIQSVTVRASESGMTAEELSRKREEQVRQTDGSAELINEKMRQQQEKADRAKLLRVVFVKRGDRVQMVPVETGIADNAYIEIRKGDIKVGDEVISGSYRAISRELKDSARVILEVPGAKK is encoded by the coding sequence ATGGCAACGGAAACAATTTCACCCGAAACGACCAAAGAGTCTGGCGCTCAAACATCGCCATCCTCACCAAGGAGTTCGCGAAAGAAGAATAGACGAATTATCTTGATTGCCTCTGGTATAGGTCTGGTGCTGATATTACTACTGATTTTCTTTGTTGCAGGGCGCTCGAAAGAGGCAAAGCCCATCGTGGTAACTGTGGAAAAAGCGGCGATTCGCACCATTACACAGGTTGTTTCTGCAACAGGAAAAGTCTATCCGGAAACAGAAGTAAAACTCTCGCCTGAGGTTAGCGGTGAGATTGTAGAATTGCCGGTCAAAGAAGGTGATGTAGTCAAGCGCGGTCAACTTCTCTTCAAAATCAATCCTCAACTGACACGCACACAGGTCGATCAAGCGCAAGCAGCACTGAGTGCGGCAAAAGCAGCCAGCTTGCGTGCCAAAGCTGAAGAACTTCGTACAGCCGAAGAATTTCGTCGCACAGAACAACTCTTCAAACAGAAATTGGTATCTGAGACAGAATATCTGGCTGCAAAAACCAGTGCGGAGGTTGCCAAAGCCAACGCTGAAGCGGCTATCTATGATGTGCAGCGCCTTGAAAGCCAGTTGAAACAAGCTCGCGAGCAACTCTCGCGTACCGTTGTAACAGCGCCAATCAACGGCACAATCACTGTGCTCTCAGCAAAAGTCGGTGAGCGCGTTGTCGGTTCGATTCAAATGGCGGGAACAGAAATTTTGCGCGTCGCCGACCTCAGCACAATGGAAATACGCGTTGATGTCAACGAAAATGATATTGTCAATGTCAAAATTGGTGATACGGCACGCGTGAGCATTGACGCTTATCCCAATCGCAAATTCACAGGTGTCGTGCGCGAAATTGCTAACGCTGCCAAAACCAAAGGTTTAGGTACACAGGAAGAAATCACAAACTTTGAAGTAAAAATCCGCATCCTTGACCATAATGGCTTGCTGCGTCCCGGCATGAGCGGCAATGCCGATATTGAAACCTTCACAGCAAAAGATGTGCTGACGGTGCCGATTCAGAGCGTAACCGTGCGTGCATCCGAGAGCGGTATGACTGCTGAAGAACTCTCACGCAAACGCGAAGAGCAAGTGCGGCAAACTGATGGTAGCGCAGAACTTATCAATGAAAAGATGCGCCAGCAACAAGAAAAAGCAGACCGTGCTAAACTCCTGCGTGTTGTTTTCGTCAAGAGAGGCGACCGCGTACAAATGGTGCCTGTTGAAACTGGCATCGCTGACAATGCTTACATTGAAATTAGAAAAGGTGATATCAAAGTTGGCGATGAAGTCATCTCTGGAAGTTACCGTGCCATTAGCCGCGAACTCAAAGATAGCGCGAGGGTGATACTTGAAGTCCCGGGCGCTAAAAAATAA
- a CDS encoding macrolide ABC transporter ATP-binding protein gives MQPRTLRPTGKLVIQIEDVTKEYRMGEEIVRALRGVSLSIYRNEYVAIMGPSGSGKSTMMNLLGCLDTPTSGRYEFNGKDVATMEDDELAEIRNKEIGFVFQTFNLLPRSTALQNVELPLIYAGVPAQERRERAMAALESVGLGDRMYHKPNELSGGQRQRVAIARALVNNPSIILADEPTGNLDTKTSADIMNVFEELYEKGNTIIVVTHEEDIARHARRIVRLRDGLIESDRLIDEMEFAKV, from the coding sequence ATGCAACCGCGAACGCTGCGACCGACCGGAAAACTTGTCATTCAGATTGAAGATGTAACGAAAGAATACAGAATGGGTGAGGAAATCGTGCGAGCTTTGCGAGGTGTCTCACTCTCGATTTACCGCAATGAATACGTTGCCATCATGGGACCATCGGGTTCAGGCAAATCTACTATGATGAATCTCTTAGGGTGTTTGGACACACCGACTTCAGGACGCTATGAATTTAACGGCAAAGATGTGGCAACGATGGAGGACGACGAACTTGCTGAAATTCGAAACAAAGAAATCGGTTTTGTCTTTCAGACCTTTAACCTATTGCCGCGCAGCACTGCCCTTCAAAATGTCGAGTTGCCTCTGATCTATGCCGGTGTGCCTGCTCAAGAACGGCGTGAGCGCGCTATGGCAGCTCTTGAAAGCGTCGGGTTAGGTGATCGGATGTATCATAAACCTAATGAACTTTCTGGCGGTCAGCGTCAGCGTGTGGCAATTGCACGCGCACTCGTCAATAATCCATCAATTATTCTTGCCGATGAACCAACAGGCAACTTGGACACCAAAACCAGTGCCGACATTATGAACGTCTTTGAAGAGCTTTACGAAAAGGGCAATACCATTATTGTGGTTACGCACGAAGAAGATATTGCTCGCCATGCTCGCCGCATCGTGCGACTGCGCGATGGACTAATTGAAAGCGATAGGCTAATTGACGAAATGGAATTTGCCAAAGTGTGA
- a CDS encoding diguanylate phosphodiesterase, with product MKEQTNYAILSCQDCLNGAGLSFTFTMAFQPILDVKANSVFAYEALVRGVNGESAASILSQVNENNRYRFDQAIRVKAIELAARLEMTTHLSINFLANAVYRAETCIRATLEAAKLYNFPIERIIFEVTEGERIDDKAHLASIIKEYKRQGFKTAIDDFGAGYSGLNLLAEFQPDFIKLDLELVRHIDQDRIKQAILHGIMTVCNEVGIEIIAEGVESQAEHEFLALSGIRYMQGFYFAKPDIERLPQPQLLER from the coding sequence ATGAAAGAACAAACAAACTATGCAATACTGTCTTGTCAGGATTGCCTTAATGGTGCAGGTTTATCCTTTACATTTACAATGGCGTTTCAGCCAATTCTCGATGTAAAAGCAAATTCCGTGTTCGCGTATGAAGCGCTGGTACGTGGTGTAAATGGCGAAAGCGCAGCTAGCATTTTATCGCAAGTAAATGAAAACAACCGGTATCGCTTTGACCAAGCCATCCGTGTGAAAGCGATTGAGCTGGCAGCGCGCCTTGAGATGACAACACACCTGAGCATCAACTTTTTAGCAAATGCTGTCTATCGTGCAGAAACCTGTATTCGTGCTACGCTCGAGGCAGCAAAGCTCTATAACTTCCCGATTGAGCGCATCATCTTTGAAGTTACTGAGGGTGAAAGAATTGACGATAAAGCGCATCTAGCAAGTATCATCAAAGAATACAAGCGCCAAGGCTTCAAGACCGCAATTGACGATTTTGGCGCAGGCTATTCAGGCTTGAACTTACTGGCAGAGTTTCAGCCCGACTTTATCAAACTCGACCTTGAATTGGTACGACACATCGACCAAGATAGAATCAAGCAAGCAATTCTGCATGGAATTATGACGGTCTGCAATGAAGTGGGGATTGAGATTATCGCTGAAGGCGTAGAAAGTCAAGCCGAGCATGAGTTTCTTGCGCTGTCAGGTATTCGCTATATGCAAGGCTTCTACTTTGCTAAACCAGACATTGAACGCTTGCCACAGCCGCAACTGTTGGAAAGATAG
- a CDS encoding MerR family transcriptional regulator → MKPFEAKKLYYSIGEVSKITSLPAYLLRHWENEFPQLSPSRNAKGNRVYTNKDIATVLTIKKLIYDDGYTIEKAREIMQGQGTTNTALKETDELLRQRQATLKVTHKHSDQRRQTLMEIRAVIEELLEKLG, encoded by the coding sequence ATGAAACCCTTTGAGGCAAAAAAACTTTATTATTCTATTGGTGAAGTCAGTAAGATTACCTCACTGCCAGCATATTTGCTGCGCCATTGGGAGAATGAATTTCCACAACTCTCGCCCTCGCGTAATGCCAAAGGTAATCGTGTCTATACCAACAAGGATATTGCGACCGTGCTAACTATCAAAAAGTTGATTTATGACGATGGTTACACAATTGAAAAAGCACGTGAGATAATGCAAGGACAAGGCACGACAAACACAGCGCTCAAAGAAACAGACGAATTGCTTCGTCAGCGACAGGCGACACTCAAAGTTACACACAAGCACAGCGACCAACGACGGCAGACACTGATGGAAATCCGCGCTGTGATAGAAGAACTGCTCGAGAAACTTGGGTAG
- a CDS encoding spermidine/putrescine ABC transporter — translation MQTFLLFLPLAVWLTLFLILPYVRILVQSFYTTNDFGVLQPGFSIESYKRFFTKELYYLTLLKTFGLAASVTVVGLLLSIPLAYYIAFKVEKYKTLLYTMIILPLWVSYIVRAYAWKVILGKEGLLNSFLMFTGIVSEPISALLYSDLAVLIGMVHIYTPFILMPVYTAFEQIPKYLVEASKDLGAYRTTTFFRVVLPLSLPGIIAGATFAFVLSLGDFLAPALLGGSETLFIANIFQNMFGTSNDKPLGSAIGIVMIIVVAVILEISSWAEKKFSSLQSQ, via the coding sequence ATCCAAACTTTTTTACTGTTTCTGCCACTGGCAGTGTGGCTAACACTGTTTTTGATATTGCCCTACGTCAGGATATTGGTGCAAAGTTTTTACACGACCAATGACTTTGGGGTTTTGCAACCAGGCTTTAGCATAGAATCTTACAAGCGCTTTTTTACCAAAGAACTTTACTACCTGACACTGCTTAAGACTTTCGGTTTAGCAGCAAGCGTTACGGTTGTGGGATTGCTGCTCAGCATCCCACTGGCGTATTACATTGCGTTCAAGGTTGAAAAATACAAGACCTTGCTATACACAATGATTATCTTGCCGCTCTGGGTCAGTTACATTGTGCGCGCGTATGCTTGGAAAGTCATTTTAGGCAAGGAAGGCTTGCTGAACTCATTTTTGATGTTCACTGGCATTGTAAGTGAGCCAATTAGCGCTTTGTTGTATAGTGATTTGGCCGTCTTAATCGGAATGGTGCACATCTACACACCCTTTATTCTGATGCCTGTCTACACTGCCTTTGAGCAAATTCCAAAGTATCTGGTCGAAGCCTCAAAGGACTTAGGCGCATACCGCACAACCACGTTTTTTAGAGTGGTCTTACCGCTAAGTCTGCCGGGCATTATTGCAGGGGCAACCTTTGCATTTGTGCTCTCGCTGGGTGATTTTCTGGCGCCAGCTTTGCTGGGAGGCTCAGAGACACTGTTCATTGCAAACATTTTCCAAAATATGTTTGGTACATCCAACGATAAACCATTAGGCTCTGCAATTGGTATTGTCATGATTATAGTCGTCGCCGTGATCCTAGAAATATCATCGTGGGCTGAAAAGAAATTCTCATCGCTTCAATCTCAATGA
- a CDS encoding spermidine/putrescine ABC transporter ATP-binding protein has translation MSLKLVNITKSFGKHVVIPNLNLEILDGEFITLLGPSGCGKTTLLRMIAGFELPSAGTILLDGEDITRLPPYRRNVNTVFQNYALFPHLNVFENVAYGLEQKGIKGQELKNQVMQILERVQMADFAQRKPRELSGGQQQRVALARAIVNKPKALLLDEPLGALDLKLRKQMQNELKQLHRDLGMTFLFVTHDQEEALTMSDRIAVMNKGVIEQLSDPQTLYDHPKTKFVADFIGENNTLIGEVHDGVFKGKGFEIPAQTEVRGKAMLFIRPEYIFFNLRTPEGIKVKIAEKTFLGSLWRIRCETLGHEWVDVTIKPDEIEKLSDLHESYIVWKKEKANIIHYST, from the coding sequence ATGAGCCTGAAACTGGTCAATATCACCAAATCGTTTGGGAAACATGTGGTAATCCCTAACTTAAACTTAGAAATTCTTGACGGAGAGTTCATCACGCTCTTAGGTCCGAGTGGCTGCGGCAAAACGACACTGCTACGCATGATTGCAGGCTTTGAACTACCCAGCGCTGGCACCATTTTACTAGATGGAGAAGATATCACGCGCTTGCCGCCTTATCGGCGCAATGTCAATACAGTCTTTCAAAACTACGCACTGTTTCCGCATCTCAATGTCTTTGAAAACGTAGCTTACGGGCTTGAGCAAAAAGGTATCAAGGGTCAAGAGCTAAAAAATCAGGTGATGCAAATACTGGAGCGCGTCCAAATGGCTGATTTTGCCCAGCGTAAGCCTCGAGAACTTTCAGGCGGGCAGCAGCAGCGTGTTGCCCTAGCGCGCGCAATAGTCAACAAGCCCAAAGCGTTACTGCTCGATGAGCCACTTGGTGCCCTTGACTTGAAGCTCCGCAAACAGATGCAAAACGAACTCAAACAGCTGCACCGCGACTTAGGCATGACATTTCTCTTTGTAACACACGATCAAGAAGAGGCGCTCACGATGTCGGACCGCATTGCTGTAATGAACAAAGGAGTCATCGAGCAACTCTCTGACCCGCAAACACTCTATGACCATCCCAAAACCAAATTCGTGGCTGATTTTATTGGTGAGAACAACACCTTAATTGGGGAAGTACATGATGGGGTCTTCAAAGGCAAAGGCTTTGAGATCCCAGCTCAAACAGAGGTTCGTGGCAAAGCCATGTTATTTATTCGTCCCGAGTACATCTTCTTCAACTTGCGCACGCCAGAAGGGATTAAGGTGAAAATCGCAGAAAAAACCTTTCTCGGAAGCCTGTGGCGAATTCGCTGTGAGACTTTAGGACATGAGTGGGTTGATGTCACGATTAAACCTGATGAAATTGAAAAGCTCAGCGATTTGCACGAAAGTTATATCGTCTGGAAAAAAGAAAAAGCGAATATCATTCACTACTCGACATGA
- a CDS encoding 3-deoxy-D-manno-octulosonic acid transferase codes for MFNMLQFWRVLYSLLLPLLQLGVRLASRFSPKIKATLQGRAQLFESIEQAMQRIPNDGALRVWIHAASVGEFEQARPIIQKLRNELGARLFVSFLSVSGYEARKNDAGADLVCYLPEDTERNAARFLELIRPSLLLVMRYDFWFNHLFTAREYGVELVLANASLRHDSAYLKPIAKSFYKQIFLLFDKIFTVTEADKKNFEQGFGLKNVEVAGDTRYDQVLRRSQSRAKVAHLASHFEDRKVLVAGSVWESDLAILLPAFKRLHQTLPKLSLILVPHEVSTEKIQRVLTQLASVGLESERISSLSENFSGEKVLVIDQIGYLAELYSLADVAYIGGGFGVNVHNVLEAAVYAIPLVYGSRIRKSREAQELAEAGGGKIIKTESELFKALQTFLRMRLLHTLQAKFAALM; via the coding sequence ATGTTCAATATGCTTCAATTTTGGCGCGTACTTTATTCGCTGCTCTTGCCGCTGCTACAGCTTGGTGTGCGTCTTGCTTCACGCTTTTCTCCAAAAATTAAGGCTACGCTGCAAGGTCGAGCGCAACTTTTTGAGAGCATTGAGCAAGCCATGCAGCGTATCCCAAACGACGGTGCCTTGCGTGTCTGGATTCATGCTGCCTCCGTAGGTGAATTTGAGCAAGCACGACCGATTATTCAAAAGCTGCGCAATGAATTAGGTGCAAGACTCTTCGTATCCTTTCTTTCAGTGTCGGGTTATGAAGCGCGCAAAAATGATGCAGGCGCCGACCTGGTGTGCTACTTGCCCGAAGATACAGAGCGCAACGCCGCGCGCTTTCTGGAACTGATTCGTCCATCACTTTTGCTTGTCATGCGCTATGACTTTTGGTTCAATCACCTTTTCACAGCTCGCGAATATGGTGTCGAACTTGTGCTGGCAAACGCCTCATTGCGCCACGATAGTGCCTATCTCAAACCCATCGCCAAAAGTTTTTACAAGCAAATCTTCCTACTCTTCGATAAAATTTTCACGGTAACAGAAGCCGATAAAAAAAATTTCGAGCAAGGCTTTGGCTTAAAGAACGTAGAAGTCGCTGGCGATACGCGCTACGATCAGGTGTTGCGTCGCAGTCAATCCAGAGCAAAGGTGGCGCATCTGGCTTCGCATTTTGAAGACAGAAAAGTACTCGTGGCAGGCAGTGTATGGGAGAGCGATTTAGCGATTTTATTGCCTGCTTTTAAGCGGTTGCATCAAACCCTGCCGAAGTTGTCTTTAATTCTTGTGCCGCATGAAGTTAGCACTGAAAAAATTCAGCGTGTGCTGACTCAGCTTGCAAGTGTAGGCTTAGAAAGCGAGCGCATTTCCTCTCTTTCAGAAAATTTTTCAGGTGAAAAAGTTTTGGTAATTGATCAAATTGGATACTTAGCAGAACTATATTCTCTAGCGGATGTGGCTTACATCGGTGGCGGCTTTGGCGTCAATGTGCATAATGTGTTAGAGGCGGCGGTCTATGCAATACCGCTTGTCTATGGCAGCCGAATTCGCAAATCGCGCGAGGCGCAAGAGTTAGCAGAAGCTGGTGGTGGAAAAATCATCAAAACTGAATCTGAACTCTTCAAAGCACTCCAAACTTTTTTACGGATGAGACTGCTGCACACACTGCAGGCGAAATTTGCCGCACTCATGTAA
- a CDS encoding site-specific tyrosine recombinase XerD: MSSVQLAPPFSQYLRDFLNYLVLERNLAENTKAAYRNDLERYLAFMAERHASLRTVSLSDLQDFIKLLGELGLESASISRNISAIRSLHSFLVAEKELEKNLADSLSLPKLARYLPNVLSQEEVFRLLDAPLQQVQTPLSKYPLRDKAILELMYACGLRVSEAVALRQQNLFFEMGFIRVFGKGSKERLVPVGRSAIAWVEKYRAECRVKLMNKFSEDALFLNHRGKALTRMSLYNIVRQYALAAGITKPISPHTLRHSFATHLLEGGADLRAVQEMLGHSSIKATQIYTHIDRAFLKEVHKTFHPRG; the protein is encoded by the coding sequence ATGTCGAGTGTTCAACTTGCGCCACCATTTTCCCAGTATTTGCGTGATTTTCTCAACTATCTTGTACTTGAGAGAAATCTTGCGGAAAACACCAAAGCTGCATACCGCAACGACCTTGAGCGCTACCTTGCTTTTATGGCTGAGCGCCATGCATCCTTGCGCACGGTCTCACTATCTGATCTGCAAGATTTTATCAAACTGCTGGGTGAGCTCGGCTTAGAGTCAGCATCAATTTCGCGCAATATCTCTGCAATTCGTAGCCTGCACAGTTTTTTAGTGGCAGAAAAAGAGCTAGAGAAAAATCTTGCCGACAGCCTTTCTTTGCCAAAGTTAGCGCGCTATTTGCCAAACGTGCTCTCACAAGAAGAAGTATTTCGCTTGCTGGATGCGCCACTGCAGCAGGTGCAGACACCACTGTCAAAATATCCTTTGCGCGATAAGGCAATTCTGGAGTTGATGTATGCTTGTGGCTTGCGTGTCAGTGAAGCCGTAGCGCTCAGACAGCAAAATCTTTTTTTTGAAATGGGATTTATTCGCGTTTTTGGTAAAGGCTCAAAAGAGCGTTTGGTGCCAGTGGGGCGTTCGGCAATAGCATGGGTTGAGAAATATCGTGCAGAGTGTCGTGTAAAGTTGATGAATAAATTTTCCGAAGATGCACTGTTTCTGAATCATCGTGGCAAAGCACTCACGAGAATGTCGCTCTACAACATTGTGCGTCAGTATGCGCTTGCAGCAGGGATTACAAAACCAATTTCGCCGCATACCTTGCGGCACAGTTTCGCAACACATTTGCTCGAGGGCGGGGCTGACCTTAGAGCCGTTCAAGAAATGTTAGGACACAGCAGCATCAAAGCCACACAAATCTATACGCATATTGATCGCGCCTTTTTGAAAGAAGTGCACAAAACGTTTCACCCAAGAGGATGA
- a CDS encoding methyltransferase type 11 gives MMTTSPAANYTAMSFRDIATSYNKINAIPEKAALQIGKVIAHVVGKHSSILDIGAGAGRITIPIAVAGCSVTALDCEPKMLEELERQIKEFSLNIKTVVGDATKLPFADQTFDAVFTSNLLHLVPEWEKAIDEAIRVMKFGGVFIQGRDWVAPESCFARLRNKLRENVAALDPNLKPTAAAGPALFQALEKRGGKNEPEIIAARWTISTSPAQVLAQMEARTFNETWQLEEGLLREALGRTRGWAREQWHSLTREETVEFRFLIYLTRALKRKQSEES, from the coding sequence ATGATGACAACTTCTCCTGCTGCAAACTATACTGCAATGTCGTTTAGAGACATTGCCACAAGCTACAACAAAATCAATGCGATTCCGGAGAAAGCTGCACTGCAAATCGGAAAAGTGATTGCTCACGTCGTAGGCAAACATTCCTCAATTCTTGACATTGGGGCAGGTGCTGGGCGCATCACGATTCCAATTGCAGTAGCAGGCTGCAGCGTAACTGCACTCGATTGCGAGCCTAAAATGCTCGAGGAACTTGAACGACAAATCAAAGAGTTTTCACTTAACATCAAGACTGTTGTGGGCGATGCAACCAAGTTGCCTTTTGCTGACCAAACCTTCGATGCTGTCTTTACAAGCAATCTTCTGCATCTTGTGCCCGAATGGGAAAAAGCCATTGATGAAGCCATTCGCGTGATGAAATTTGGCGGAGTTTTCATTCAAGGGCGCGATTGGGTTGCACCTGAATCTTGCTTTGCACGTCTGCGAAATAAACTGCGCGAAAATGTCGCAGCCCTTGATCCAAACTTAAAGCCGACCGCAGCTGCTGGACCGGCGCTGTTTCAAGCGCTCGAGAAGCGCGGTGGAAAAAATGAGCCTGAAATCATTGCAGCGCGTTGGACAATCTCAACAAGCCCAGCTCAAGTGCTCGCGCAGATGGAAGCGCGCACCTTCAACGAAACATGGCAGTTAGAAGAAGGCTTGCTGCGCGAAGCTCTCGGACGCACGCGCGGTTGGGCAAGAGAGCAGTGGCACAGTCTCACGCGTGAAGAGACCGTAGAATTTCGCTTCCTGATTTATCTCACCAGAGCCCTGAAAAGAAAACAAAGTGAGGAATCCTAA
- a CDS encoding indole-3-glycerol phosphate synthase, with protein MPENILNKILDTKTIEVAQLKARNIKQQYNDLAAQLPPTRRFFSVLRRPSEAPLRLIAELKKASPSRGVMVEDFDPFHLAETYRALGASAFSVLTDEQFFQGKADYLSNVRMTFPLPVLRKDFIIDESQVYESRLIGADAILLIVAALSRLRLQELMFLAHSLMLETLVEVHNEDELQIALESGAKLIGINNRNLVDFSVDLQTSLRLKALIPAGIVTVSESGIKSQDDLHLIDEAGFDAVLIGEGLLEKEKLNYKWQ; from the coding sequence ATGCCCGAGAACATCCTAAATAAAATTTTAGACACGAAAACGATAGAAGTTGCACAACTCAAAGCGCGCAATATCAAGCAGCAGTATAACGATCTTGCCGCACAACTGCCGCCCACTCGCCGTTTTTTCTCGGTGCTCCGCCGCCCATCCGAGGCACCCTTGCGACTTATTGCTGAACTAAAAAAAGCCTCTCCTTCACGCGGTGTTATGGTCGAAGATTTTGACCCGTTTCATCTGGCAGAGACATACCGCGCTCTTGGTGCAAGTGCATTCTCGGTTCTAACAGATGAGCAGTTCTTTCAAGGCAAAGCCGACTACCTGAGCAATGTGAGAATGACATTTCCTCTGCCTGTGCTGCGCAAGGACTTCATTATCGATGAATCCCAAGTCTATGAATCGCGCCTGATAGGTGCAGACGCAATTTTGCTCATCGTGGCGGCTCTCTCTCGCCTGCGCTTGCAAGAATTGATGTTTCTTGCGCACTCGCTGATGCTTGAGACACTGGTTGAAGTGCATAACGAAGATGAACTGCAAATTGCACTTGAGAGTGGCGCAAAACTCATTGGCATCAATAATCGCAACCTTGTGGATTTTTCGGTCGACCTGCAAACCTCTCTTCGTCTCAAAGCGCTCATTCCCGCAGGCATCGTTACCGTCTCAGAGAGCGGCATAAAATCACAAGATGACCTGCACCTTATTGATGAAGCGGGCTTCGATGCAGTGCTCATCGGCGAGGGGTTGCTTGAAAAAGAGAAACTCAACTACAAGTGGCAGTAA